A part of Myxococcales bacterium genomic DNA contains:
- the rplS gene encoding 50S ribosomal protein L19 codes for MNTIPKIAELESAQLRSGLPEFRVGDTVRVYYRIVEGDKERTQVFQGVVTKRHRAGARSTFTVRKISFNVGVERIFMTHSPRIEKVEVVSRGIVRRARLFYLRDLQGKAARVRDQKDA; via the coding sequence ATGAACACCATCCCCAAGATCGCCGAGCTCGAGTCCGCCCAGCTTCGATCGGGCCTGCCCGAGTTCCGCGTGGGCGATACGGTCCGCGTCTACTACCGCATCGTCGAAGGCGACAAGGAGCGCACCCAGGTCTTCCAGGGCGTCGTGACCAAGCGTCACCGCGCGGGAGCCCGCAGCACCTTCACGGTTCGCAAGATCAGCTTCAACGTCGGCGTCGAGCGCATCTTCATGACGCACTCGCCCCGCATCGAGAAGGTTGAGGTCGTGTCCCGCGGCATCGTCCGTCGCGCGCGCCTCTTCTACTTGCGCGACCTCCAGGGCAAGGCCGCCCGCGTCCGCGACCAAAAGGACGCCTGA
- a CDS encoding VWA domain-containing protein, giving the protein MNRPIALLAAAPLAVITLTLAACGSSARDPNAAGRLPDGGAAATSDFVPSEAGPASADGGVCPNVDVLFVVDNSGSMADKQARLAQSFPGFAAALQKRLPAAKSVHVGVVSTSAYYAGAPQECLIRKTEGPASSASQCLPAGAFLTTGESDFASRFACVAKVGAGGDDDETPMKSLLGALSDKTNAPSGCNAGFSRRDALLIVVLITDEDDVRESDCDPTTFSGTCGSGGDPDAWAQTVIAHKGGHKENVLVLSLVSKKSGDCSNVIGANVSAFTHRFGQNGFVGDVCSATYDKFFEDALPLFDQACTTFVPPPK; this is encoded by the coding sequence ATGAACCGCCCCATCGCCCTGCTTGCCGCGGCACCGCTTGCCGTCATCACGCTCACCCTCGCCGCGTGTGGCTCCTCAGCCCGAGATCCCAACGCCGCGGGCCGTTTGCCCGACGGAGGCGCCGCCGCCACGTCGGACTTCGTGCCCTCCGAAGCGGGGCCCGCTTCTGCCGATGGCGGCGTTTGCCCCAACGTTGATGTGCTCTTCGTCGTCGACAATTCGGGCAGCATGGCCGACAAGCAGGCGCGACTCGCGCAGAGCTTTCCCGGCTTCGCCGCCGCGCTGCAAAAGCGCCTTCCCGCGGCCAAGAGCGTCCACGTCGGCGTCGTGTCGACGAGCGCGTATTACGCCGGCGCGCCGCAAGAGTGCCTCATTCGGAAGACCGAGGGACCCGCATCGAGCGCGTCCCAGTGCCTGCCCGCGGGCGCATTCCTCACCACGGGGGAGAGCGACTTCGCGTCGCGCTTCGCGTGCGTCGCCAAGGTCGGCGCCGGCGGCGACGACGACGAAACGCCCATGAAGAGTCTGCTCGGCGCCTTGAGCGACAAGACCAACGCTCCCAGCGGCTGCAACGCAGGCTTCAGTCGGAGAGACGCGCTCTTGATCGTCGTCCTCATTACCGACGAAGACGACGTGCGCGAGTCCGACTGCGATCCCACGACCTTCTCCGGCACCTGCGGCTCCGGCGGCGACCCCGACGCGTGGGCTCAAACCGTTATCGCCCACAAGGGCGGCCACAAGGAGAACGTGCTCGTCCTGTCGCTCGTCTCCAAGAAGAGCGGTGACTGCTCCAACGTCATCGGCGCCAACGTCAGCGCGTTTACGCATCGCTTTGGTCAAAACGGCTTCGTGGGTGACGTGTGCTCTGCGACCTACGACAAGTTCTTCGAGGACGCGCTGCCGCTCTTCGACCAAGCGTGCACGACGTTCGTGCCGCCACCGAAGTAA
- a CDS encoding tryptophan 7-halogenase, which translates to MKYDVVICGGGPGGSVCAATLAKLGRRVLVVERERFPRFHLGESLLPQSMPVLRAIGVFDAAAERFIVKRGAHFHESETGKATRYAFADAFDKSVGSAFQVPRDEFDELLLRHAAKTGAEVREGVTVTRVIYDERHGRRFASGVEVSDEAGCGARIEARFVVDATGRDALLAHAGRMTERVPQLEQTALFSHFQRCFREEGEREGDIQIVVFEPGWFWFIPFRDGRTSVGAVVKPEWLRRRRAQGTVSLDDLFAAAVAESPVATRFLDGAKQSWPVQAAADFSYRVRDLRGDGWLTVGDAGGFLDPLFSTGAHLAIVGGHEGAKVIDGALRDGDVSKERFADWEALVRKGASLFLGAVQAFYRGELQPLLFAERQHPFLRHAITSMLSGDVFAGDERWQREMRARFPARWDA; encoded by the coding sequence GTGAAATACGACGTCGTCATCTGCGGCGGCGGCCCCGGCGGCTCCGTTTGTGCCGCGACGCTCGCCAAGCTCGGGCGACGCGTGCTCGTCGTTGAGCGCGAGCGATTCCCGCGCTTCCACCTCGGCGAGTCACTCTTGCCGCAGTCGATGCCTGTGCTCCGCGCCATCGGCGTCTTCGACGCGGCGGCGGAGCGTTTCATCGTGAAGCGGGGCGCGCACTTTCACGAGAGCGAGACCGGCAAGGCAACGCGCTACGCGTTCGCGGACGCCTTCGACAAAAGCGTCGGCAGCGCCTTTCAGGTTCCGCGCGACGAGTTCGACGAGCTGCTCTTGCGCCACGCGGCGAAGACCGGTGCCGAGGTTCGCGAGGGCGTGACGGTGACGCGCGTGATCTACGACGAGCGGCACGGACGCCGCTTCGCGTCCGGCGTGGAGGTGAGCGACGAGGCAGGGTGCGGCGCGCGTATCGAAGCGCGCTTCGTGGTCGATGCCACGGGGCGCGACGCGCTCTTGGCGCACGCCGGTCGCATGACCGAGAGAGTTCCGCAGCTCGAGCAGACGGCGCTCTTCTCCCACTTCCAGCGCTGCTTTCGCGAGGAAGGCGAGCGCGAGGGCGACATTCAGATCGTGGTCTTTGAGCCCGGCTGGTTCTGGTTCATCCCCTTTAGGGACGGCCGCACGAGCGTCGGCGCCGTCGTCAAGCCTGAGTGGCTGAGGCGGAGGCGCGCGCAAGGGACGGTGAGCCTCGACGACCTGTTCGCGGCCGCCGTCGCTGAGTCGCCGGTAGCGACCCGTTTCCTCGATGGCGCGAAGCAGTCTTGGCCCGTGCAGGCCGCGGCCGACTTCAGCTACCGCGTCCGCGATCTTCGCGGCGACGGTTGGCTCACCGTCGGGGACGCTGGCGGGTTCCTCGATCCGCTGTTCTCCACGGGCGCTCACCTCGCCATCGTCGGCGGCCACGAAGGCGCGAAGGTCATCGACGGCGCCTTGAGAGACGGCGACGTGTCGAAGGAGCGCTTCGCTGATTGGGAGGCGCTCGTACGCAAGGGAGCGAGCCTCTTCTTGGGTGCCGTGCAGGCCTTCTATCGCGGCGAACTCCAACCGCTGCTCTTCGCCGAGCGGCAGCACCCGTTCTTGCGACACGCCATCACGTCGATGCTCTCGGGCGACGTCTTCGCGGGCGACGAACGCTGGCAACGTGAGATGCGCGCGCGGTTCCCGGCTCGCTGGGACGCGTAA